In Alcaligenes faecalis, the sequence AAGTGGACAAGCCACTGGTAGTGCCGGTTAACAAGAAAGTTCGCGTCATGCTGACTGCCGAGGATGTCATCCACTCCTGGATGGTGCCCGAGTTTGGCGTCAAGCAAGATGCCATCCCTGGCTTTTTGCGCGATACCTGGTTCCGTGCGGACAAGGTCGGCACCTACCGCGGCCAGTGTGCCGAGCTGTGCGGCAAGGACCATGCCTACATGCCCATCGTGGTGCAAGTGATGGCGCAAGATGACTACGACAAGTGGGCCAAAGAGCAGAACGATCTGCTGACTGCCCAGGCCGACGATCCCAATAAAGAGTGGACCAAGGACGAGTTGACCGAGCGCGGCAAACAGATCTTTGCGCAGAACTGCGTGGCTTGCCACCAGGCCAACGGCAAAGGCATGCCCGGCACCTTCCCCGCTCTGGATGGCGATACGAAATTTGTGCTCGCCCCCAAGAAAGGCCAGATCGACACGGTGTTGAATGGTCACCCTGGCACCGCGATGGCCGCCTTCCGCAATCAGCTGACAGATGTGCAGATTGCCGCGGTCATTACCTACACACGCAACGCCTGGGGCAACGCTGGCAAAGGGCCTGACCCTGTCGTGATGCCCGCCGACGTCAAGGAACAGCGCTAAGTCTGCGCTCGCCGCCTATCACACTATCAATCTATCCCTGACTACGGCCAGGGGGAGTGCAGCAAGGAGTCAAGCATGAGTAGCGTCACCGTCGACCATGTAGCGAACCCGAGCGGACATGATGATCACCATCATGCCCATGCCACCCCTAGCGGCTGGCGTCGCTGGTTGTTCGCCACCAATCACAAAGATATCGGGACCATGTACCTGATCTTCTCCTTTGTGATGTTGCTGGAGGGCGGCGTGCTGGCTTTGCTGCTGCGTACCGAACTGTTCCAGCCGGGCCTGCAGTTTTTCCGGCCCGAGCTGTTTAACCAGTTCACCACCATGCACGGCCTGATCATGATTTTCGGCGCGATCATGCCGGCCTTTGTGGGCTTTGCCAACTGGATGATTCCGCTGCAGATTGGCGCATCGGACATGGCCTTTGCCCGCATGAACAACTTCAGCTTCTGGCTGCTGCCCGTGGGCGCGATTCTGTTTACCGCGTCCTTCTTTGTGCCTGGCGGCGCACCTGCCGGTGGCTGGACCATGTACGCCCCGCTGTCCTTGCAGATGGGACCGGGCATGGACTTCACGATTTTTGCGGTCCACATTCTGGGCGCGTCCTCCATCATGGGGGCCATCAATATTGTGGTGACGGTATTGAATATGCGCGCCCCCGGCATGACGCTGATGAAAATGCCGCTGTTTTGCTGGACCTGGCTGATTACCGCTTACCTGCTGATTGCCGTGATGCCCGTGCTGGCCGCTGCCGTCACCATGCTGCTGACGGACCGTCACTTTGGCACCCACTTCTTTAACGCTGCCGGGGGTGGTGATCCGGTTCTGTACCAGCACATCTTCTGGTTCTTTGGTCACCCCGAGGTCTACATCATGATCTTGCCGGCCTTTGGCATTGTTTCTGCCATCGTGCCTGCCTTCTCACGCAAAGCCCTGTTTGGCTATGCCTCGATGGTGTACGCAACCGCCGCCATCGCGATTCTGTCCTTCCTGGTGTGGGCCCACCACATGTTCTCCACCGGGATGCCAGTAACGGGGCAGCTGTATTTCATGTACGCCACCATGCTGATTTCCATTCCGACCGGGGTGAAGATCTTCAACTGGGTGGCTACCATGTGGCGCGGTTCGCTGTCCTTTGAAACGCCCATGCTGTTTTCCATCGGCTTTATCTTTGTGTTCACGATTGGCGGCTTTACCGGCCTGATTCTGGCCGTGGCCCCGATTGATATTGCGGTACACGACACCTATTACGTGGTGGCTCACTTCCACTATGTGCTGGTGGCCGGTTCCTTGTTCGCCCTGTTTGGCGGTGCCTACTACTGGCTGCCCAAGTGGACGGGCCGCATGTACAACGAGCGTCTGGGCAAGATCCACTTCTGGTCCACCATGATCTCGTTCAACGTGACCTTCTTCCCCATGCACTTTCTGGGTCTGGCGGGCATGCCACGTCGTTATGTGGACTACGCCGGTCAGTTCACGGACTTCCACCAGATTGCCACCATTGGCGCCTTCTGGTTCGGCCTGTCGCAACTGCTGCTGATCTACATCGTGATCCAGGCAGCACGTGGCAAGGGTGAAGTGGCCAGTGCCAAGCCCTGGGAAGGTGCAGAAGGACTGGAATGGACCGTGCCCTCGCCCGCCCCGCACCACACATTTGAAATACCCCCTGTCGTCAAGTAACACTGGAGGAACGCCGTATGACCCCCGAACAACGCCGTCGCAACCGCCGTCTGGGATTGCTCCTGGCCGTGTTCGTCATCGCCGTCATGGCCTGGACCTTTCTGAAAGGCAGTCAATTTTTAGGACAGTGATATGGATGACGATTTTCGGGACCTCACACGGCGCAAGCTCAGTTTTTTCCAGACATTGAAAGCCATTGCCTGGGGTTTTTTTGGAGTCCGTCGTGGCAGCGACCATGAACAGGACATTGCCAAGATCAATCCGGTCTATCTGATTATTGCCGCCTTGATCGCCACGGTTGTTTTCGTTGTGGGCCTGATTATGGTGGCCCGCTGGTTCATTGGTCAGGCCAGCTGAACCCTGGCCGGATACTGCGCCCCAGGGCACATGACCCGAAGGAGAACACTATGCATGTCGAGACTACGGCTCACCCGTCCAAGGCGCCGTATTACTACGTCCCCGGCTTGTCGGGGCACCCGGTACGCGCCAGCCTTTCCCTGTGCCTGACGCTGCTGGGTGCGGCTACCTGGATCAATAACTGGCCGGGCGGCTTCTGGGTGTTTCTGGTCGGGATTCTCAGCTTCTTGCTGGTCCTGTTCTTCTGGTTCAGCGACGCCGTGCGCGAATCCGAAACCGGCCTGAACAGCACACGCGTAGACGTCTCCTATCGCTGGAGCATGTCCTGGTTCATCTTCTCCGAAGTGATGTTTTTTGCGGCCTTTTTCGGGGCACTTTGGTACACCCGCGAAATTGCCACGCCGCTGTTAAGCGACCTGGATCACCGTGCTCTGCTCTGGCCCGACTTCACTGGCACCTGGCCTAATCAGGGCCCTGCTGGCACTGTCGCCCCATTCCAGACCGTAGGACCACTGTGGCTGCCTACGATCAACACGGCCTTGCTGCTGACCTCGGGCGTCACCCTGACCATTGCTCACCACGCCTTGCGTGCCAGCAAGCGTGGCGGCGCGATCTTCTGGCTGTTCATGACGGTTGCGCTGGGCTTCGCCTTTGTGGCCTGCCAAGCCTACGAATACATGCACGCCTACGCCGAACTGAACCTGAAGTTCACCTCTGGCGCATACGGGGCCTTGTTCTATATGTTGACGGGCTTTCACGGCTTTCACGTGATTATCGGCGCCACCATGCTGACGGTAATGCTGATACGGCTGATGCGCGGGCACTTTACCGCCGAACACCACTTTGGTTTTGAAGGTGCCGCCTGGTACTGGCACTTTGTGGACGTGGTGTGGCTGGGCTTGTATCTGTACGTGTACTGGTTCTAGTGATTCATGCTCCAGGCCCGTTTCTGCGGGCCTGGATTTTTACTTCAAGCCAAGGGCACTCCGGTGCTTTCAATCCAACCCAGGTAATGGGCCAGCAACACAAACAGGAACAGGGCCACGGACAAGCCCACTCGCCAGGTCAGAGCATAGGCCATGCGATTGGAATTACCCCGGTCCCGCATCAAATACACCAGGGCCGAACCCAGCGAAACAATAATCCCCAGAAACACGATCAGGACTAGCACACGCATTACGTATCCCCCGCTTCAGGTTGAATTGATGTCCAGCAACAATCCTCGTTCTTCTTCGACTCGATCCCTGCTTGCCCTGGTTTGTCTGGGTTTGCTGATGCTGCTGTTCATTAGCCTGGGGCGCTGGCAACTGAGCCGCGCACAGGAACGTCAAAGCTTGGCGCAACAAATAGAACAAGGCCGCCAACAAGCTCCCCTTCACATTGATTCCCAGGCCAGCCTGGATAAAGGTGCCTTGTGGCAGTCTGTCGCGGTGCACGGCTCCTGGCGCAGTGAGTTAACTGTACTCCTGGATAATCGCAATTTCAAAGGTAAGCCGGGCTACTGGATTGCCACCCCATTTGTGCTGGATGAGGGCGATTTGGCGGGCTCCAGCCTGCTTGTGCTACGTGGTTGGCTGGCTCGCGTACCGGGGCAAACCCCTAGCGTTCCGGCTGCACCTTCCGGCTCCGAAACCATTTCCGGCGAGTTGATGGAACGCGTACCGCGTCTGTTTGAGCTGGGCAGCAGTCCCTTGCCCGAGCACTTGCCCGGTCCTTCGGGCACGCCCCCTGTCGTGCAGAACCTGGCCCTGGAAGATCTGCGCAGCCGCATTGATCTGCCCGTATTGCCGCGCGTACTGGCCCAGACCGCTCCTGCCTCGGAACTGCAAACCAACTGGCCCGACCCGAATATCGACTTTGAAAAGAACCGTGGCTACGCACTGCAATGGTTCGGTTTTGCCCTGATTGCCCTGTGTGCCTGGATCGGTGTAGCGTGGAAATGGCTGCGACGCTCCAGGCCCAACTCTGCCCCTACAAGGAAAACCTGACGTGGACACGACTCAAACCCCTGCCCGCCCGCGTTCCATGGCCCCGCTGTATCTGCTGCTGGCGATCAGTCTGGCGCCCGTGCTGTTTGCACTGGCCGCCTACTACATGCCTTCATTGGGACTGCGGCCAGACGAGAGCAATGCCTACGGTCAATTGATTGAGCCCCAGCGCAGCGTGCCTGAACCCGCCGCCCTGCCCCTGCGCAATTTGCAAGGCGAGGCCTTTGATCTGCAATCGCTGCGCGGTCGCTGGGTACTGCTCAGCGCCGATGAAAGCGCCTGCCCCGAAAGCTGCGTGCGCAAGCTGTTCATCCTGCGCAACTCCCACGCCAGCCAAGGCAAGAACGTGGATCGCCTGGCCCGTGTCTGGTTTGTGACCGACCAGGGCCAACCAACCGAGCAAATTCTGGAGGCCTATCAAGGTACGCATATGCTGCGCGCCGATCCGCGCCAGCTGGCCGAATTTCTGACTCCTGACGCTGCTGGCAAGGCCCCCGAACAAGCCGTCAAAAATGGCATGTGGATCATCGACCCCAATGGCAATTTGATGATGCTGTTTCCCGGCGATGCCGACCCGCTCAAGGTTCGCACCGACATACGCAAACTGCTGAACAATTCACGCATCGGATAAGTTTATGGCCGATATCCGCCAACGCTACCGCAAGCTGGTTTACCTGACCTGGTTCCTGACTTTGGACCTGATCATGTTTGGCGCTTTTGTACGCCTGACAGATTCAGGGCTGGGCTGCCCGGACTGGCCCGGTTGCTATGGCAAGCTCACGCCGCTGGGTGCGGGCGCACATATCGAACAAGCCTATCAGGCCATGCCCTATGGCCCGGTCAGCTGGGGCAAGGCCTGGATTGAAATGATCCACCGCTACGTAGGCGCGGCCCTGGGCATGCTGATTATTGCCATTGTCTGGATGGCCTGGCGGCACCGCCATACGCTGGGACATTCGGCTCGGCTGGCTCTGTTCACCTTGCTGGCGGTGTGCGTGCAAGGAGCCTTTGGCGCCTGGACCGTGACCCACAAGCTGATGCCCATTATCGTCACCACCCACTTGCTGGGCGGCATGAGCGTACTGGCCTTGATGACCTGGCTGGCCGTACGCGAGAACCCCGGCCCGCCTGTGTCTCCAGTAACCCGCCGCTGGCGACCCTGGTTGATCGGCGCATTTCTCCTGCTGACCATTCAGATTGGTTTGGGTGGCTGGGTCAGCACCAACTACGCTGCGCTGGCCTGCATGGACTTCCCGCAGTGCCACGGCCAATGGATACCCGAGATGGATCTGCACGGCGGATTCTCGCTGTTCCGCGCGCTGGGCGAGCTACCTTCCGGTGAAATGATTTCCCAGGCCGCGCTGACCGCCATCCATTGGGTCCATCGCAATATGGCCTTTCTGGTGTTTCTGGTTCTGGGTTCCGTTGCGTGGAAATTACGCGCCGATCCCGTCTTGCGTCGCCCCGCAACGCTGGTCCTTTTGCTGCTGCTGGCCCAACTCATCACGGGGTTAACCACGATCTTTTTCCAATGGCCTCTTTTGATTGCCGTCCTGCATAATGGGGGAGCTGCCGGTCTCGTTTTATGCTGCGTCACCCTGTTGGTACGGCTTTCCCGCAAGTCGACTGTCCCCCAAGGAATACAGTATGACAAACACCGCTACCCTGGCTCCCGCCTCGCTCCTGCGCCAGTATCTGGTACTGACTAAACCAAGAGTCACCCAGCTGGCTGTTTTCTGTGCCGTTATCGGCATGTTTCTGGCTGCTCCCGGCCTGCCCGATCCGGGCACCGTGGTCGCAGGTACGTTAGGCATATGGATGCTGGCGGCTGCCGCCTTTGCCATCAACTGCCTGATCGAAAGCCAGATTGATGCCCGCATGTTGCGCACCGCCCGGCGCGGTACGGCACGCGGCACCATTACCCCACCTCAAGTACTGGCCATGTCCGGCTTGCTGGGCGGCATGGGCATGCTGGTGCTGTATTACTGGGTGAATCCGCTGACCATGTGGCTGACCTTGGCCACCTTCATTGGCTACGCGGTGATCTATACCGTGATCCTCAAACCCCTGACCCCACAGAACATCGTGATCGGCGGTTTGTCCGGTGCCATGCCCCCTGCTTTGGGCTGGGCTGCCATCGCCAACGCTGTACCGGCTGAAGCCTGGCTGCTGGTGCTGATCATCTTCATCTGGACGCCCCCGCACTTCTGGGCATTGGCGCTCTACCGCCAACACGATTACCAGCGCTCCGGCCTACCCATGCTGCCCGTCACCCACGGCAAGACCTTTACAACACTGCATGTGCTGCTCTACAGCTACATCCTGATGGCCTCCAGCCTGCTGCCTTTCATTATCCGCATGAGTGGTGTGCTGTATCTGGTGGCTGCGATCTTGCTGGGCGCGCGCTTCATTCAATACGCCCATCAACTGCACCGCAACTACAGCGACGAGCTGTCCCGCAAGCTGTTCCGCTTTTCCATTATTTATCTGGCGGTTCTGTTTGGGGCGCTGCTGCTGGATCATTGGGTACGCTTGATCTGATTGAACCTGCATAAAAAAAGCGAGCCGGAATTGGCTCGCTTTTTTTTATGCCTGCGCCTCGGAAGGCTCTGCCTGTGGCACCAGCTTGGGTGGCAAGGGCGGGCCTACAAAATTTTCAGCTTCACTCAAAGCATGAGCCAAACCAAACAGCGGTGGCAGTTCTTCGTGCTGGCGTTGGCCGGACTCGAACTCCTGCCAGACCTGGTAAGCCCGCTGGCGTTGGCGCACAACGGCTTCGATTTTTTCACTGAAGCTGGGATCTTTGCCACGCAAGGTATCGAAGTCGCGTTCGGTCAGCATCAGCAGGCGGCTATAGCCCAGGGAGCGCACTTCACCGGCATGGTCGCTGTGCTCCATGACATTCACTTCGCCAATGGTCTGGCCGGTTCCCAGTTCCACCAGACTACCATCGGGTAAGGTCAGTTCCAATGCTCCGGAAGCAACGAAGAACATGACTCGCATACCGCCATAGCGTAGATGAATTTTCTGATCTGGCAGAGCCAGACGCGGACGCAAGCGCCTTGCCAGGTCTTTCTTGGCTTGCTCGGAGATGCCATCGAACATGGGCACTTGGGCAATCAGCTCCATGGCGCTCATGGTCATGTCCAGAGTGGGACGCTCGTCCAGATAGCGCCAACGCTGCGTAATCTGTTTGACCAGATCCGCGTACATCTCGCTGGTAATCAGGGAGTGCGACAGCATGGTGCGATAGTGGGCCCGCTCTTGCGCTGCCGCCACCCGTGCCAGATAAGACTCTTGCAGCCACTGCGCAAACACCGGGTACTGCAGCGTCAGGGAGTGCAAGGCATCTTCCAGCTGAGACAAGCGCAGTTTATGAGCTTGCACGATTGTGCCTGTAGCCTGTTTGCCCAATAAGGGAGCCAGTTCGGTTTCGGCAAAACGTATCAGGCGCTGGGCCACAGAGCGCTTGGCGATCAGGTTCGAAAAACGCTTGTCCAGTTCCCGCACCAGCCAACCTTGGAAGCCAAACAGATAGTGCAAGCGCAAAGCGGAGCGGAAACCTCGGGAATAGCGCAGATCATTGGCAATGGCGGCCTCAAAACCAGCCAAGCCAGCCAGACGCACCGTATCGTTCATGCGTTCGGCCCGGCTCAACAAGGACTCGGCGGTTTTCCAA encodes:
- the ctaD gene encoding cytochrome c oxidase subunit I yields the protein MSSVTVDHVANPSGHDDHHHAHATPSGWRRWLFATNHKDIGTMYLIFSFVMLLEGGVLALLLRTELFQPGLQFFRPELFNQFTTMHGLIMIFGAIMPAFVGFANWMIPLQIGASDMAFARMNNFSFWLLPVGAILFTASFFVPGGAPAGGWTMYAPLSLQMGPGMDFTIFAVHILGASSIMGAINIVVTVLNMRAPGMTLMKMPLFCWTWLITAYLLIAVMPVLAAAVTMLLTDRHFGTHFFNAAGGGDPVLYQHIFWFFGHPEVYIMILPAFGIVSAIVPAFSRKALFGYASMVYATAAIAILSFLVWAHHMFSTGMPVTGQLYFMYATMLISIPTGVKIFNWVATMWRGSLSFETPMLFSIGFIFVFTIGGFTGLILAVAPIDIAVHDTYYVVAHFHYVLVAGSLFALFGGAYYWLPKWTGRMYNERLGKIHFWSTMISFNVTFFPMHFLGLAGMPRRYVDYAGQFTDFHQIATIGAFWFGLSQLLLIYIVIQAARGKGEVASAKPWEGAEGLEWTVPSPAPHHTFEIPPVVK
- a CDS encoding COX15/CtaA family protein; its protein translation is MADIRQRYRKLVYLTWFLTLDLIMFGAFVRLTDSGLGCPDWPGCYGKLTPLGAGAHIEQAYQAMPYGPVSWGKAWIEMIHRYVGAALGMLIIAIVWMAWRHRHTLGHSARLALFTLLAVCVQGAFGAWTVTHKLMPIIVTTHLLGGMSVLALMTWLAVRENPGPPVSPVTRRWRPWLIGAFLLLTIQIGLGGWVSTNYAALACMDFPQCHGQWIPEMDLHGGFSLFRALGELPSGEMISQAALTAIHWVHRNMAFLVFLVLGSVAWKLRADPVLRRPATLVLLLLLAQLITGLTTIFFQWPLLIAVLHNGGAAGLVLCCVTLLVRLSRKSTVPQGIQYDKHRYPGSRLAPAPVSGTD
- a CDS encoding SURF1 family protein yields the protein MSSNNPRSSSTRSLLALVCLGLLMLLFISLGRWQLSRAQERQSLAQQIEQGRQQAPLHIDSQASLDKGALWQSVAVHGSWRSELTVLLDNRNFKGKPGYWIATPFVLDEGDLAGSSLLVLRGWLARVPGQTPSVPAAPSGSETISGELMERVPRLFELGSSPLPEHLPGPSGTPPVVQNLALEDLRSRIDLPVLPRVLAQTAPASELQTNWPDPNIDFEKNRGYALQWFGFALIALCAWIGVAWKWLRRSRPNSAPTRKT
- the cyoE gene encoding heme o synthase, with product MTNTATLAPASLLRQYLVLTKPRVTQLAVFCAVIGMFLAAPGLPDPGTVVAGTLGIWMLAAAAFAINCLIESQIDARMLRTARRGTARGTITPPQVLAMSGLLGGMGMLVLYYWVNPLTMWLTLATFIGYAVIYTVILKPLTPQNIVIGGLSGAMPPALGWAAIANAVPAEAWLLVLIIFIWTPPHFWALALYRQHDYQRSGLPMLPVTHGKTFTTLHVLLYSYILMASSLLPFIIRMSGVLYLVAAILLGARFIQYAHQLHRNYSDELSRKLFRFSIIYLAVLFGALLLDHWVRLI
- a CDS encoding twin transmembrane helix small protein; amino-acid sequence: MRVLVLIVFLGIIVSLGSALVYLMRDRGNSNRMAYALTWRVGLSVALFLFVLLAHYLGWIESTGVPLA
- a CDS encoding DUF2970 domain-containing protein, whose protein sequence is MDDDFRDLTRRKLSFFQTLKAIAWGFFGVRRGSDHEQDIAKINPVYLIIAALIATVVFVVGLIMVARWFIGQAS
- a CDS encoding cytochrome c oxidase subunit 3, with translation MHVETTAHPSKAPYYYVPGLSGHPVRASLSLCLTLLGAATWINNWPGGFWVFLVGILSFLLVLFFWFSDAVRESETGLNSTRVDVSYRWSMSWFIFSEVMFFAAFFGALWYTREIATPLLSDLDHRALLWPDFTGTWPNQGPAGTVAPFQTVGPLWLPTINTALLLTSGVTLTIAHHALRASKRGGAIFWLFMTVALGFAFVACQAYEYMHAYAELNLKFTSGAYGALFYMLTGFHGFHVIIGATMLTVMLIRLMRGHFTAEHHFGFEGAAWYWHFVDVVWLGLYLYVYWF
- a CDS encoding cytochrome oxidase small assembly protein — its product is MTPEQRRRNRRLGLLLAVFVIAVMAWTFLKGSQFLGQ
- the coxB gene encoding cytochrome c oxidase subunit II, giving the protein MKMWRSLFALTACSTAGPSLAQITHMEGGPRVNQLNLHNGVTPIAQDIAWLHWMMLIICTIIFIGVFGVMFYSIIRHRKSRGAIAARFHEHLGVEVAWTIIPFLIVIGMALPATKTVVAMKDTSSADLTVKVTGYQWKWGYEYLDGPATGVKFLSNLSTPRAQIEGREPIGPNYLMEVDKPLVVPVNKKVRVMLTAEDVIHSWMVPEFGVKQDAIPGFLRDTWFRADKVGTYRGQCAELCGKDHAYMPIVVQVMAQDDYDKWAKEQNDLLTAQADDPNKEWTKDELTERGKQIFAQNCVACHQANGKGMPGTFPALDGDTKFVLAPKKGQIDTVLNGHPGTAMAAFRNQLTDVQIAAVITYTRNAWGNAGKGPDPVVMPADVKEQR